The DNA region GGCGTCGTGCTGCTGGGCGCGGCCGATGGCGGCAAGGTGCGGCTGGTGGCCGGCGTGACCAGGGACCGGGCCGAGCGGCTCAGCGCCGTCGAACTGGTCAATGCCGCGGCGGAACTGGTCGGCGGCAAGGGCGGCGGGCGGCCCGATCTCGCCCAGGCAGGGGGCGCCGATCCCGCACGCCTCGACGACGCCCTCGAGCAGGCACGGCGTTTCGCGCGCGAGCGGCTCGGCCAGGAGACCGCGGGCTAGGGCATCATGGCGCGGTTCATCATGAAATTCGGCGGCAGCTCCGTCGCCACGGTGGAGCACATCCGCGCGGCGGCCGGCGTGGTGGCGCGCAAGCAGCGCGAGGGCCACGAGGTCGTCGTCGTGCTTTCCGCGATGGGCGACACCACGGATGAGCTGCTCGCCAGGGCCCACGCGATCTCGACACGGCCGAGACCCCGCGAACTCGACATGCTGCTGTCCTCGGGTGAACAGGTGTCCATTTCGTTGATGGCCATGGCGCTGCGGGAACAGGGGCTGGAAGCGCGCTCCTGGCTCGGCCACCAGGTGCGGATCCGCACCGACAGCGTCCACGCGAAAGCACGGATCGAGGCGGTCGAGACCGCGGGGCTGGAAGCCGACCTCGCGGCGGGCGTCATCCCCGTCGTGGCGGGATTCCAGGGAGTGGACCGCGACGACCAGGTGACGACGCTGGGGCGCGGCGGCTCCGACACGACCGGGGTGGCGCTGGCGGCGGCGCTGGGCGCCGATGAATGCCAGATCCTCACCGACGTGGACGGCGTCTACACGACCGATCCGCGCATGGTGCCCCGGGCGCGGCGCCTGTCGCGCGTCACCTTCGAGGAAATGCTGGAGCTGTCGAGTCTCGGATCGCGCGTGCTGCAGATCCGCTCGGTGCAGTTCGCCGGCAAGTACAATGTGCCCGTCCGCGTGCTGCACAACAGCGGCGAAGGCGAGGGCACCCTGATCAGCTACGAGGAACCAGACGTGGAAGCACCCGTCGTCTCCGGAATCGCCTTCTCCCGCGACGAAGCCCAGGTGACCATCACCGGGGTGCCCGACCGGCCGGGTAACGGTTACGCGATCCTCAATCGCGTCTCCGAGTCACACATCATCGTGGACATGATCGTGATGAACGCGCCCCGCGCCGGCGTGGTGGATTTCAGCTTCAGCGTGCCGCGCGAGGAATACGACCAGGCCATGGAGCTGGTGCGCACCGCGGCCGTGGACATCGACGCGGGGGAGGTGCTGGGCAGCGCCAACGTGGCGAAGATCTCCGTGGTCGGCGTCGGCATGCGCAGCCATGCGGGCGTGGCGACCACCATGTTCGAGGTGCTGGCGCGCGAAGGGATCAACGTGCGGATGGTCTCAACGTCGGAAATCAAGATTTCCGTCCTGATCGAAGAAAAATACCTGGAGTTGGGCGTGCGCAGTCTGCATGAAGCATTCGGACTGGACCGGGAACCTGACCCAGCAAAATAGGTCGAAAATAGTCACATAACCCGCCATTCCGGCCGCATTTGGGAAAATCTTCCGATTTTCATCGGCTTGCCAACGTTGTTGGTGTGTCCGGGCGGTTAATTGTCTAACATACTGCGAAACAGCACTGCGACAGCAGGCAGGGAAACTATCATGCTGATTCTAACCAGGCGCGTTGGCGAGACGGTTGTGATCGGGGACGAGGTCCAGGTCACCGTGCTCGGCGTGAAAGGCAACCAGGTTCGCCTGGGGGTCAATGCTCCACGTGATGTCTCGGTGCACCGCCAGGAGATCTACGAGCGCATCCAGAAGGAACAGGGTGGCGACGCTGCGGTCTCCGAGCCGCAAGAGGGTGAGCGGACGGACTGAGCCCTTTACCTGTCTCCCACCCCCCGCTATCATTCGTCGCCTTTCGCCGGGAGTGCCAATCGGCGCGCCGGGCCGGAAAGTTAACAGGAGAGGTGGCTGAGTGGTCGAAAGCGCTCCCCTGCTAAGGGAGTAAGGGGCTTAAACCCCCTTCGAGGGTTCGAATCCCTCCCTCTCCGCCACAGTTTGAGAAGAGATCACAAGGGGATTCGAACCCTCGAAGTAGTACAGCCGGGGTTCGACCCGGAGCCGATCAAGAAACGCGCCCGTAGCTCAGTTGGATAGAGTGTCTGGCTACGAACCAGAAGGTCGGGAGTTCGAATCTCTCCGGGCGCGCCAATCAAATGAAAAAGGGTCCCAACGGGGCCCTTTTTTGTTTGACCGATGACTCCGGAGAGAGTCGAACTCCCGACGGATAAAGCCGAGTTCGAGCTGAGGCCGACGCAGTCGGCCGAGACAACGGAGCCGCGCAGCGGCGCCGGTCATCTCTCCGGGCGCGCCAAAAATCACCGGGTTGCGGAAGCAGCCCTTTCCTCTTGTACCTATCGAGCTCCGCCGTCCCATTGCCGAATTCCCCGCACCGCAAGGGATCGGGATTGCCAGGTCACCTGAGCTGACTGTCCTTGCTGCCGCGACGGTTGTAACCGGCAACATTGCGCTGCTTCGCGTCGCGCTCTTCCTGACAGGCGACACACAGGCGAACGCCGGGTATTGCCTTACGCCGGGCCGCTGAAATTTCCGTATCGCACGCTTCGCAGCGCTCGAGGCTTGGTCCCGTCGGCAGGCCCTGGCGAGCTCGCTCGACACCCGCCTTGATCGTGGCATCGATCTGGTCCTGCACGGCGCCGTCACGCGCCCAACCGGTTGCCATGGCTCGCCCCCTTCATCGTCGCTCGGTGTCGATCATAGACGAGAGGAAGTCGTGGTGCCGCGAATAAGGAGCTCGTGGTTTTCTAGCGAGGCCGACGTCGAGGCCGGCTAGCCGCCGCCGAGGTTGCGGCATCATGCTGCGCAGATGCGATACTCCCGCAATGCGGAGCAACAGGCAGCAATCGACGGCAACGAAGACGGGAGTGGCGGCATTGCTCTGCATCTCCCTGTGCTTCCCCGCCGTGGTGGAAGCGCAAACACGCGCCGAACGTGACGCGC from Wenzhouxiangella sp. XN24 includes:
- a CDS encoding aspartate kinase yields the protein MARFIMKFGGSSVATVEHIRAAAGVVARKQREGHEVVVVLSAMGDTTDELLARAHAISTRPRPRELDMLLSSGEQVSISLMAMALREQGLEARSWLGHQVRIRTDSVHAKARIEAVETAGLEADLAAGVIPVVAGFQGVDRDDQVTTLGRGGSDTTGVALAAALGADECQILTDVDGVYTTDPRMVPRARRLSRVTFEEMLELSSLGSRVLQIRSVQFAGKYNVPVRVLHNSGEGEGTLISYEEPDVEAPVVSGIAFSRDEAQVTITGVPDRPGNGYAILNRVSESHIIVDMIVMNAPRAGVVDFSFSVPREEYDQAMELVRTAAVDIDAGEVLGSANVAKISVVGVGMRSHAGVATTMFEVLAREGINVRMVSTSEIKISVLIEEKYLELGVRSLHEAFGLDREPDPAK
- the csrA gene encoding carbon storage regulator CsrA — translated: MLILTRRVGETVVIGDEVQVTVLGVKGNQVRLGVNAPRDVSVHRQEIYERIQKEQGGDAAVSEPQEGERTD
- a CDS encoding DksA/TraR family C4-type zinc finger protein, which gives rise to MATGWARDGAVQDQIDATIKAGVERARQGLPTGPSLERCEACDTEISAARRKAIPGVRLCVACQEERDAKQRNVAGYNRRGSKDSQLR